AGAGGTCTCAATAACAAAGTGTAACGGTGTTTAAACGGTATCATACAATGAGAAGTACAGAGACCAGCGGGAGAAGAGCGTGCTGTGCTTTGAGTTTCATAGCTTCTCTGAATACTTTCTTGTTAACAGGCAGACCTGGTCAGCACCATAGGAGAGAGTGCTGCCATGGGAACAGCCGGAGTTGTCATCTGGGAGAGAAGTGAGACTAAGACGGAGGTATGAAactacatatttacataaagtGCATACACCCACGAATATCTCTGCATGTTGATCCAGCCCTGATATTTATAAAGGATTTCAGCCAAAAAAACGAAACAGtttgacgtttttttttttgccaaacattttcttcttcaacATAAGTGCATCATGACACGTCgtaataaaaactttatttaacgTCTACTTCCCAGAGAGAGTGTCAGGACCTGGCAGAGTTCGTCCGGAAGGTCCTGGGACCCTACTCCATCAACATAACCACGGCAACTCTGCTCTGCTCAGCTTCTCTGTGCCAGGGAAAGGGCCGATGCATCCGTCAAAATCCAGAAAGCTCCGCATACCTCCACCTCCCACCgccaccctcaccctcacctcCATCCGAAGTTGTGGAGAAGGTGACGGACAAGGTGAGAGAATATGATTTTCAGTAGATTTCCAGATGTAACTTTAGCTAGGTGTTTAAACAACTGGGTACATATTACAGTGTTTCTGCATAAATCAAGCTTGGAGAAAAGTTAACACACACGACGGTGCTCGTACAATGTGCTGGAAAGATGAAAGCTCTGATTGACTCCTTCACGTCCCTTTATGCTACTGAACAGTTGAGTCACAAAAGCCTGTGGACACATGGTGAAAGACACGTgtaaaaagagacacaagtcCCTAACTTATGTTGTTTCTGTGTAGAGAGTGAGAAGCAGAACAACTCAATTTGAGTCACGACAGATAAAAGATAACCAGGACAACAGCAGGGAGTCCAGTTGCCTGAGGATCTTCTGTGTTTAGACAGTAAGAAAGCGAAGGAGGGAAACAGTAGCTGAGACACAATAGAGAAAGATCTGCAGCAGCCCTGAACACAGGAACATTGTGTTCTCTGGGAGCACTCATCCCTGTTTGGAAATCTCCGGATAAGGCTTCGGAATATTGCTGTAACACTAGAAACATTGTTTGCTAATGCTGACACGATTTTCCATCTTACAATCGCAGGCAGAGGCCACAGAAAAAGCCACAGATCAGCCGGACACAAACACTAAACCAGCTGAACCAGACCCGGCAGAGGTCTGGAAGAAGGACTTCCAGTGCCAGTGGTACAAGACTGCGGACGGGGACGTCTCGGACCAGCAGTCCCCCAAAGACGGAGCGTCTGCTGGGAgtacagtgaaagaaaatgctGAAGATGTAACAGGGACCACAACCGCTTCTACCATAACTTCTACGACAGCTTCTATAACAGCTTCTATAACAAAAGGTGCCTCTGTGACCGAGTTAAGAGGAAGCAGTTCAGCTGGTACTGAAAGTTCAACGCCTTCATTGGAAGTAACAACAGACTGTGGTACAAAGCCACCGAGTGCCCCAAACCTGACTGTTCTGCTGTTGCTGGTGGCTGGAAGTCTTGCCTGGAACCTTAAAATGTGAACAAACCAGCCTTCACTGGGAAGGTTTTGGGATGTAACTGCAATATGAGCCCTTCtgaagtgcccttgagcaagacactgaatccCTGCTAGCTGCAGGTGTGCTGCTTTGTAGAGTACAACAAACTATGTTTAAAGCTGGAACTTCAAACCTATCACTGAATGTGCCAAGAGACAGTAGTGGTACAAACACATGTCACTTTTAGATGGACTAGTTCTCGTCATATCAATTCAGCCACGTTAAACCGCGACCACAGATACATGAAAGCGGTCAGTAAAAGCTGcactgtggttttattttctttgcacattttgtttatACATACATGTCAGTCCTTTGTTGTATGGAAattatttcatcattttaaGGCCTAAAGTACTCATGAGTTTCTCTTTCCATTAAGTAGAAGTGTTGGTTAAAGGGCTGGTTCATCAACAAAAAGACCAACAAACTACCATAAAATACCTTCATTGTATTAAAACCTGGGAGAATTATAGCAAAATGATCTGCATTGCTAGATAAAGAGAGGTAAGAGAGaccttgtgtttatttgtaatttGAGTGAACCAGCCCTTTAATCTTCCTGAAAGCTTTTAGTTTTCATAAGTACATTTTTCAGTAGTTAGTTTGAAAGTCACGTATCTAAATGCAATTTCAGACAGGCGGCATACGTGTCAACATTGGCCTTCAGATGTTGCATATCATTAATAACATCCAGGCTTTATATTGCGGCTTCCATCACAAATGTTAATATCTTCTACAAAAAGGCCCATCGGCTGAACTGCAGCTCTCTAGCATCCTCTGCCTGAGTTCCAGCAACATGTAACACGGTCCTTTTTGAAATgtcaggaaaagcacaggtatAAACAACAACACTATTAATgactgaattccatttagctgcttcagtttcagggtcctggtgttGTGCACGCTGGTTCACTGTCACAGCTTAcggggacacttgaatagaacagagccgTCGTTAATGTGATTAGTAACATCcgtgcttttcctgctgtgacaagtcaaaatatcTGCTGGGAAACAGACCTCTTGGTCTCTCCAGCATGTAATTAAAGCTCCTTGAACTATTATTGTGGTTATAAATGCAGTATCAAATACctttaaaatcagaaaacacaGCACTTCAGTCCATAATAGGCAACATATAcctgcatatatgtatatatttttgtaagCCAGTGTTGTTTATATATCTGCTACTTCCCCATTAAAACCTCTCAGTGCTCCTTGAGGCAGcacactgtaaaataaaaacggAAACGTTTGTTTTTGCAGCTCATGTaaatttatttgttatttttaaataaaatatacaccAAGACGAAGGGTATCTAAATCATTTTTTAGTTACAGAAAGATATATCTACACAGGTGCATCCAATTAtacaacagaaaatgaattaatcatacatttatattatgaaCAACGACATTTTCTGCCACATCTCCCATCTCAAGCGTCCTCTCACCTCGAAAAATCTACTAAGACTCCCAAATGTCCACTCTCTGGACGCTTACCTTCATCTGCAAAAGAGCATTTACATCTTTACAGCTACGGACATGATGGAGAACATTTCAGTGTAATTAAAAAGGACTCGGGATCATCATTTAATGTAAGCTTTTAAAAGATGCTCCCTTTCCTCTTTGATGTTGTCCTCTGACAATTTTCACAAACTTTTGCCAAAAAAGGTCGAGGAAAGTGCcaaggagacagagagcagattTGACACAGAATTTAATTTGTGAAGCCAAAAACATGATCTTTCCCCATAGAGATGAAAACACATTAACAGGTGCAGAGCCGCATGTTGGTTATGTAACTAATTTGCTTGCAGTTTTCCTCTAACAATGTTTTGTACATGAAATATCCCAAAATCATCCAACTTGCATGTTGGCTGCCATCAGTAATGATCAGACGTTCATTAAATCAAGTGCAACGCTCACAGCCCAGCCACACTGCAGTCGCTCAGTGGCTTCTCATCGAGTAAATCAATAAATACtcacttaaattaaatgtgataCGAGTCCACGTTAGTTCACATGCGAAGGCTGTGTCTCGACTCCAGCGACGTTTCCCAGATTTAATCCTCCTTTGTTGAAACAAACGTGCCCAATATTTTCAGtgttgaagaaaacaaaagctaGAACATGCTGCACAGAAATGTAACTGTTGAGACGGTTCAGTACAATCAGAAGAATGACAGATTTGAATTTCATTTACAGGATTTCTTTCCCCCCCGCCACCGATACAAATATGGATGAAGTCAATGCAGAATAAAGAGTTTTGTTTCTAATGAAGATGTCCATAGAGGAAGTGAGGGTGCCGCCATTTATTggattcaaaatgtgttttgaaactGAGCTCTTCTAATACATATATCATTTCTTTAAAGTGACTGAATCAAAGGCTGAATTCATCAGCCTAGCAGCATGTTTTTATATGGATAACATTTCAAAGTCAAATCAGTACCGAAAGCTTTTGAAATATGTAAAGCCACTGTGTAGGCTACATGAGAAATCTTTCGAGCTATGTGCTCGAACACATCTTGCATTGACACGGAGTAAGGGAAGTGAGGGTTTAGGTCGAATGACACATGGCTGGTAGTAGCTTCAAATTAGAAAAGCAGACATAAAAGTTACCAGTTTGTAATTGACGAACAGTCTGAGAGAGTCCGAGTAGAAAAAGTGAAACCCTTTCATTACTTTCGACAACTATCGACACTTTTCAGCTTAGCGTagcagtgtagctgcagtgtaGTTGAAAATGAAAGCATGCTGagaaaactgaataaataacCATAGCAAAAAGACTGACATGAtgctcccccctcccctcattTAGCCTGCAGTGAAAGAATCTGATCTTTGTTGCATAAGGTTAAAAAATAGACTTTCTATTCCTGTGCAAAAGTCACTGTCTTCTTAGAAGTTCATtctggcagagagagaaacatcgCCCCCAAGTGGGGAGGAACGGTTAGTGCAATCTGAACAAAGAGGGCTGGACGGATAGTGACACACTATTCCTCCTCAGACTGAAAAGTGAAACAATGCAGCATCTACCCACAcatcttcaagtgtgtgtgtgtgtgtgtgtgtgtgtgtgtgtgtgtgtgtgtgtgtgtgtgtgtggtgcacttCACCAAGTGTCTCCAAAACGGGTGAAATTGAGATTTTGTTTCATGAAAACTTCATTAGAGGAAGTGAGGGtgctcaaagaaaaaaaaaaaaaagacgataAAGCTCAACCCCgagaacaaatcaaacaatattCAGTAGAAAtctcacaacacaaacatgctcATCTTCAAATGATGAACAAGCGGAGGGACTATGAGAGCCAATTCTCCAGCATGCCTAGTAGCAATGGTTCCAGGAATCCAGAGGTGCACTTATTCTtcgctgcagtgtgtgtgtgctacctgCAGAAAGGTGGGTTTACTTGCAGACGGCCTCGTTCAGGATGTGCTTGATGTCGGATCTTTGCAGCTGGAGTGTGTATTCGCACCAGACAGGTTGGGTTACTTGCAGATCGCCTCCAGGGCGTCCAGGGTGCGTTTGATGTCACGGATCTGTCCAGCCAGGGTGTGTATGGGCTGCATGGAACGATCCAACTCCTCGCAGCGAGCCATCAGTGTGTACATGCCCTGTGGGAGCGGAAATAAATGAGGCAAATGTTGAATATCGTGATAACGATATTACTTGCGATAGATAAACAGATATTAATggaaattatttccaacattttttattgaactgaaaacaaaaaggcaccaataaaaacaaaacaaatgatgattatatcttaaagtgcagttttctactcTCGTCCAACATTGCGATGGCGATTAAAaacgatatattgtgcagccccaATGCTTTAAAATGCACCTCAGGTAAATCAGAAGtggataaaacacacacacacgctcaacaGGGTCTTCTTTCCCCGCTGATTCTGCCAAGCCCGTTCCCTTGGCTGTGGTTTTGCTAGATAGTAGGTAGGGACAGTGGGAATCTCGTTCATCCATTCATGCGCGTCACTAATTAGATGACGAGGCATTtggctaccacacacacacacacacacacacacacacacacacacacacacacacacacacacacacacacacacacacacacacacacacacacacacacacacacacacacacacacacacacacacacacacacacacacacacacacacacacacacacacacacacacacacacacacacacacacacacacacacacacacacacacacacacacctttatacTCATGTCCACAGACTCTCCCAGGCTGTCAACGGAGTCCCTGTAGGTCTGGATGTAGCCCACACTCAGAGCCGTCATCTGGATGAATGAACAGGGAGATCAATCAGTTACACCAACAGATACACGTGAAGTCAACAGCATGCGAGTGTGAGAGACGACACGAGAACATGAAACAAAATGATGAAGCTAAACACAACTACTCAGACTCACATTCTGGATGGTTCCATTGAGGCTCCGCATCATCATCTCCACACTGTGCGCCACTTCCTGGGTGTGTCTCTGAAGATCCAATAGGACAGTGGGATCAATGGGAGGGATGTCCGCTGGTCTCCGTGACGACCCCCGGCTTCGGTAGATGGGACCTGAACAGTCCGCTGGTGAGAAATAATTAAGACGTTAGATGGATAATATACACAAGTACGAATGAAAGTAATGTTTCCAGTGGTTcttatataaactgtataatcTATAAAACCTTTAAGCAATGGGCCCATCACAAGAACATTCAAAGAGCCGAACCTATAATGGTTTAAAACAGATAGAAGCTGGAAGCAGctgatgtttacatttattgctTGATTAATTACAAATGATTCATTGGTTGTCGAACTTGTTCACGATTACTTTTGTGTTGActgacgaacacacacacacacacacacacacacacaacatgtgtggaaataaaagctataaaaacacttaaaactgCGTTTgaagagaaaagacagacaaCACATTATACACAAGAGCAACGGAAGAATTATTCCCATTTGAAGAAACAGCTGTTCCTACAAAACAACTGCCAACACAGATTAAAACTAATTATGGCCTTTAATTAGAAACACATGTGCATTGGAACACAGCATACAATAAAGACTTGTGACCACTGGTCCAAATAAGCAGGTTTCCATCTCTGAAAATGAATCTTGTCAGGCTGCAGCAGGACCTCAGCTATAAATCCGTCCAGCCTAAACAAAGTCTGAGTCAGCCATCCTAATTGAATCAGCAGGTAGAGGGAATGAGCTGCCAGAGAGGGCATATTGACTGTGTTCCTGTGTTTAAATTGAGTGGCCAGTTAATCTGACACCTGAATCCAGAGGGTTTTCCCCTCTGAGTGAAGGGCAGCGCTTCAGAGTCTTTCTCCTGGAAAATTTGACAAGACAGATGGCTGCTAATGGGCAGGCTGGACCCATAGACAACCTGCTGATTTTACAGAGATGATTACATTTCTGATGTTGCTGGAAATgtgtgacctttttaaaaaactaCCTCCGTTTCAGTTCCTGTGGGGCTGAGCGTCCGCCGCTCGTTAAAACACAGACTGAGGCTAATTTAATCCGCCAGGAACAAGAAGGAAGAACGAGAGAGCAAGGGCAAAGTGAGTGTTTGTCACAATTTAATTATTCGTCCAAAAATCTCACCTAGAGAGGACTCGAAAATGATAAGGCTCGTTGAGATTCTATGAAATAACCTGAGACTTTCTTGTTTGAGAGGTTTCACCAAAAGTCCACCTTTGTATGTCCTTCAAATTGTACTGCACTACGAGACAAGGAGCCACTTTATAGATGATCATTATAATGTAGCTTTACTCAAACAGTGGTTCTGAACCCGACCTTTGCTCAATTAGTCTGAAAAGTAAAACCTGTAGAACAAGAGGAAGTCTCACAGACTGTTTGAGTACAAACATGGAACCAGATAATCTCACAGATATGATATCCAACAAgttgtaaacatttatttttcttgccaCTGTAAAGTACATCCCTCACGTGGAGCAGATGCCTGAGCAGGGTAGGAGAAGCTGTTTACAAAACATGTATGTTCTATATTCATTTTGTTAGCACAAAACCCCATTTCACAACTGTGATCATTACAGTTTTCATTCATTAACCAACAAGCCAACGTCTCTCTCTGaactagagagagagattattcTTCAAGCAAAGCTATCATAAGTTCACAGCGGACTTCTTTATCGAGTAGATTTATCTCAGTATCACTTGTGCCTATGAACTGATGCCTTAGACTCTTGGGGAGACACttacataaaacacactgtGTGATCAGGAACATCATTTATGGGTTACTACAGAATGAGACATATCAGCCTCATATTAATAAATTAGGTACAATTTGTCAAGAGCAGGATATCTGTGTTGCATTGTGAACACTGCAGAGCGAGAGATGATTCATGTAAGCATCCGTTAGTTCATTTGCTTAAGATAGCGCATCGATTCTCCATTACTTCTTAAGGTTTAGACCCAAGTTACGCATAAATGATGAGGAGTGGCTGTCTGGGCCGGTTAGTCTCTACAGGGAACAACTCTTTTTTGGTTTCAGCACCAATacctgtaaaaatgtttttaacctGCCATTACTGACACTTCCCTAAATATTTCATCTGTTAGAGCCTCGTGACCCTCAAATATAACGCAGTTATAAACACAACCTACGTGGATGCAATACACTCATCCAtctgtacatatacagtatgcacacGTTTcttctgcaactcacaccaataGATAAACATATATAGACCGTACATGAAATATATTCACACTCTGTCTGATGCAAACCTtctctgtgcacacacagctACAGGAGTTCTAAATCAACTCCATTTAAGGAGAAAATGTATGTTCACTTTAAAATATTAAGCGGGACGTCTCCTAATTTGGTGATTACGATTATAATAGTTAGAAATTCACTTTATTCGTTTGTACAATATCTTGTGAAGTTTGCTTCATACTCACAGTCACTGCAGTCCAAACTGGGCTTGGAGCTCATCTTGATTTTATGCTCCAGGTTCTTGCAGATGAAGTGAGTCAGGTCCCCCTCATGGCTGACCGTTCCCTCGAGCTCCAGAGCCGAGGAGATCGTGGCCCGTCGGCCCTCCGACTGGCCACCTCTGCCCCCTCCCCGGGCCCCCGAACTGCCTGTGGAGAATGTGCCAACATCAGCTGAATAAAGTTGCTAAATATTCCCAGTAATTTCTGACTTATTTACTTAATATAGTTACAATTATCCTGTACATGTATTGCTTTACTGAAAGAGGTTTTAAGTGTagtaaagagaagaagagccgaactgcagtaaacacaaaatCAAGCCTGTCTTGACGGATATCTACCTCCACACGATTGGCTGATTTCATCCAGACTCTTGCTGTCCTGCATCCCCCGGACGTTGCGTACCCAGACCTGGGCCATGACGTGGGGAGGGCAGGGGATGTCGTccgagggaagaagaggaggtggagtagaggaagaggacgagGTGCTGGGACCAGGGGCTGAGGAGGAGTAGTGTCGAGAAGACTACAAAGTaggagaggaagtgaagaaaaGTTCAATTACTGTTTATTAAATCAAGCTGACAGATCAGCATGAAACCAGCCAAAGAGCTACACATCTCTTCTCCGTGATGGACAGCTTCTTGTCTCGCCCTCACTTTAGACATTTGGAATAATCCCAATCTTGATGAATATAATTCTACAGTGCACTCACCTCCACGTGTGTTCTCCCTCCTGCACGCTGATGAATCCACTTTTTTTCATTCTTCTCATCGTCCTCCTCATcctgtttctccttctctccatcttcctcctcgTCACGGCTGTCAGTGTCTCCATCTACAGtgctctgtctgctgtctgtctgcagtggCAGGGCCTCCTCGCTGAGATGACTCATTGAAGTGTGCTTGCTGTGCTGGGTCCCACAGCAGAGCTGCACCAGGAGGCTCAACAGTGTGTGAGGCCTCATGAATGTCTGTGTCTTTGCAGCCTGATTCTGATTCTTCCGAGTCTCCTGTGCACGTGCCAGCAGGAAGGGAGGAGTCCGTCACGTGAGAGATGTGTAACGATAAACTGGATGTTCTTCCATTATTGTACGTCTCTGTGTCCACGCGGCCTTCGCCATCGTAAACTCTGTTTTCCACATCAACGTGGTTCTCTGTGTGTCCAAGGGCTCTGGCCTCTGATGCCTCCGCAGGACAGGGCACTCTGCTGCCCCCACATTTCATCGAGACTGGAACGTGAGTGCCGTTTTCTGAAGAGACGGCACTCACAACCCCGTTAGCCGTTTCTGGCACTTCTGTGCCAATCACAGGGGAGAGACTCATCCCTCCACCTGCTGGTGGAGAAAGAGTTTTTAATCCATGTTTAATCCATCATTTAGTACAAGTGTTCCATCAATTTACACTTCAAAAAGGTTTTACCATGTACGACTGCTCTATAGGGCAGCTGGGTATCATTATAGCAGACCAGTGCCAATATGATATCTGAGTTTTTCTACTGATACCAAaacaatgcttttatttttttatttttttaatacctTTGTTTGGggaatataaacatgttttaacccCATTTTCTTCACTGAATGCATCAGTGTTAAACTAAAGGActttaccaaaataaaatataatctgaTCAGGAAAAATCCGACAGGTTTCATTATTCaatgctacacacacatttctgttggTACTAATTAGATTTGAGGTTCAATACCAAGCCATATGGTTGGGAAATATGGGTCAAATCTTCTATTATGATACATGTAATTCTATGTTGCCTATATTTAGACAACATATCTATATTGTGGTGGTTTTCTGGAATTTAAAGTAAGAAATTGTGTATggaatacaataaaaagatgGGAATGTCTATTTTTGTTTGATCAAGTAAATAACAATATAGAATCCCATTGATGTTTGCCATTAGTAGTCCTGCTCACTGGTTTGCAACAACGGTCTAGTAACACAACGAGAAATGAAGGGAGAGCTACTATGGTGACCTGAAAGGCACAACATCTGAGAgttaacaaatatttattgCCTCAcagttatgttatatattagaAACCTACCCAAACCGAAgcaaaaaaggttttaaatatGTTGCCGCTTCTTCCTGGAATAATGTACAGAAGGACCTGGATTCGTTGGAGCTGATTATTATGGAGGAATTGAAGTCAATTTTAAAGGATCGAGTAAATAGCACTCTTACTCAATGTGATTGTTCCTAAAGCTTTCACTAAACTCGTTTTAGAAAATTGTAGCTACCTGTTTATCCAATATAACTGTTGTTTGTATTGCTTATTAACTGGATATTTTTGCTCACTCATTTGTAGTTTATGACAGttgtatctgtctgtttgtattgtttgtgtttatttttgtaacaaATATGTTTACTGCCCTTTGAGTTTAATCTCGATGAGACTTTCACCAAAGATGATATACACTGCATACATGTCATCATTATACGCCTTTGTATCCTATTCATTTCATTGAggcaaatacatttgaatcatAACAGAAGCTGTTGTATGGGACAGCTGTGCCACCAATGGATTAGTTACTTTCAGTTAAGTGTGAAATGACGTAATATAATGTTGCCTAGCTTAGCATTAGCTTGGACACTAACCTAACTTGGTGTCATCTCTAGCTTGCATTACATTATCAAGACTTGATATCAAGCAAACAACGCCCGTGGAGGTTGAGCAGAAGTCCGTGGACAGACTACGGTGCATAACAGACAAACTGGAACAAAGAATTGAAGAAGACACAAATAGCTGCCGGTCAGCGTTGAGGAAGTTGATGTACTGCTGTCATTAACCGCCTAGCTAGCTCGCTGTTAACGTTTATGTTGTTGACTGATGTTAGCTCAGCGCGGCTAAGGTTAGCTGTCCAGGCCTTTAATTCACAATGTTTTCACATCTCGTCTTATATTGTCTCACACTGTTCCACGACAACAGGTAACTGATTGTAAGACATATCACGCATCTGTTGATAAGGTCATACAAAACTGCCACAGACCttaatttaataaagaaaacactcaCCAGTGTAGTTCCTGTTCAGAAAAATGTAAGCAACAACCGAGTCCGACAAGAAATTCCTTCCCCACGAATCTCAACAGAACAGTTCCGccttgcaaaaataaaagcGTTTCAAGCGAAAGAATAATACACATCTTATCTTAATGTTAATGATGACATCTCTTTTCTATTGACATAGAAGTATATCCTGGAGTgacataattatttaaattagtttttaaaaaagcagtGCTGCTTTATGTTTAACCTCTTACACTACCTCCCCCATGTTGTAGCTGTGtgagtttatttttctccatcATCCTGCGTGTACCTCTGTTCTCCCACAGATGGAGACAAACACCACCGCACCTCAGGCAATAACTTGCTTAAGAATACGAGTTGCATATTAATGATTTCATAATGAAAAATGCATTGAAGCAGACACTCCTGGTggtctgacctctgacctcctggAGAAGACAGTAAACAGTTGAGTTACAGGCCTCCAACTGCCACTTTGCACTTGTAGTAAAATGTTGGTATTTCATCTTCTCATCAGTAAACCTTGAGGGCAAAGTGTTGATTGCATACTGTATGGAATCCTCTAAGACAGAAAACTAATTGTTTCATAATGATATAACATAACAACACATAGCAGTTTCGTGCCCAACTTATCATTGTTTTAAGGAGGAATGATGAACATGCAAAACTAAAATTCAAAGCAAAAGCAGGGGCTTAAGCACTGAAATACTCTATGGACAGACATTAGTACATTATTTCAGTTGATAACATGATACTGAGCAATTTCCCACAATTTTCACTTTTGGGAATCATAATAAAATGGTTGTTTTTGATGTAAACATAAAATCCCTTCTTGTGACATGCTCACAGTATGACCTTACAAACTGGTGTCTTATCAACTTCAGTCCTCATTAAAataagtttcctgtctgttaaAAGACAATCAGGACAAATGGTACACAGTTGTGTCCATCCGAATTAGCTTCAAAACTGCTGCTCCTGTTTTGCCTTATAAACCATTGAtgaattaaagaaatgtgtttgaaattatttaaattgatGGTGAACAGACTGGAGAGGAGGTTTAAATAATGAGAAGGGCTCGGTTTAGCGTTTTTGCCTCCACAGTGGAAGACGGGTTCAAGCCTCTGTGCCTTTTTAAACCCTTGATTGTGGCCTGAAATGACAAacactgctgcagctgagcagaGAGGATTCAAAACCACACTGTCACCACATCTAAAGATCTTGTAAAATTTCTAACCTACCCCATCCGTGCAGGCcagctg
This window of the Cottoperca gobio chromosome 7, fCotGob3.1, whole genome shotgun sequence genome carries:
- the borcs6 gene encoding LOW QUALITY PROTEIN: BLOC-1-related complex subunit 6 (The sequence of the model RefSeq protein was modified relative to this genomic sequence to represent the inferred CDS: inserted 2 bases in 1 codon), with translation MSLSPVIGTEVPETANGVVSAVSSENGTHVPVSMKCGGSRVPCPAEASEARALGHTENHVDVENRVYDGEGRVDTETYNNGRTSSLSLHISHVTDSSLPAGTCTGDSEESESGCKDTDIHEASHTVEPPGAALLWDPAQQAHFNESSQRGGPATADRQQTEXTVDGDTDSRDEEEDGEKEKQDEEDDEKNEKKWIHQRAGGRTHVESSRHYSSSAPGPSTSSSSSTPPPLLPSDDIPCPPHVMAQVWVRNVRGMQDSKSLDEISQSCGGSSGARGGGRGGQSEGRRATISSALELEGTVSHEGDLTHFICKNLEHKIKMSSKPSLDCSDSDCSGPIYRSRGSSRRPADIPPIDPTVLLDLQRHTQEVAHSVEMMMRSLNGTIQNMTALSVGYIQTYRDSVDSLGESVDMSIKGMYTLMARCEELDRSMQPIHTLAGQIRDIKRTLDALEAICK